The Raphanus sativus cultivar WK10039 chromosome 2, ASM80110v3, whole genome shotgun sequence genome includes a region encoding these proteins:
- the LOC108840418 gene encoding transcription factor MYB87, whose protein sequence is MGRAPCCDKTVVKKGPWSPEEDAMLKFYIEKHGTGNNWIQLPHKIGIKRCGKSCRLRWLNYLRPNLKHGGFTNEEDYIICSLYITIGSRWSIIASQLPGRTDNDIKNYWNTRLKKKLISKQGKAIHQQLSLRLEPETISKRSSFGQNQILMIHDENSKPPLNQTLHNQKADPSITSFAMEEKRMDVKDPVLELFSWEQNRVWFDIDHNAASSSYHHHASPHLNSMTTTTSSSIGTNSSLQMSHYTINNNDQGDQEMFFMAGFDNLQNELFDEIINNNTAEFEFRGTETLDNNCLGHEINSFVDYPLKDNER, encoded by the exons ATGGGAAGAGCACCGTGCTGTGATAAGACGGTGGTGAAGAAAGGGCCATGGTCGCCGGAGGAAGACGCCATGCTTAAGTTCTACATTGAAAAACACGGCACCGGCAACAACTGGATTCAGCTCCCTCACAAAATCG GGATCAAGAGATGTGGAAAGAGTTGTCGTTTGAGATGGCTTAATTACTTGAGGCCTAACTTAAAGCATGGAGGCTTCACTAATGAAGAAGATTACATCATTTGTAGCCTATACATTACAATTGGAAGCag GTGGTCTATCATTGCTTCACAATTACCTGGAAGAACAGACAACGATATCAAGAACTACTGGAACACAAGGCTTAAAAAGAAGCTAATAAGTAAGCAAGGGAAGGCAATTCATCAACAACTTAGTCTCAGACTCGAGCCAGAAACAATATCGAAAAGATCATCGTTTGGTCAAAACCAGATCCTAATGATTCATGATGAGAATTCGAAACCGCCGTTGAACCAAACCTTACACAACCAAAAGGCGGATCCATCAATAACATCCTTCGCCATGGAAGAAAAAAGAATGGACGTCAAAGATCCGGTACTGGAATTATTTTCTTGGGAGCAAAACAGGGTTTGGTTTGATATTGATCATAATGCAGCTTCGTCTTCTTATCATCATCACGCATCCCCACACTTGAACTCCATGACTACTACTACTAGTAGTAGCATTGGTACTAATTCATCTCTACAAATGTCGCACTACACCATAAATAACAATGATCAGGGTGATCAAGAGATGTTCTTCATGGCCGGGTTTGATAATCTTCAAAACGAGCTATTCGATGAGATAATCAATAACAACACGGCAGAATTCGAGTTTCGTGGAACGGAGACGCTGGACAATAACTGCTTGGGTCATGAAATCAACTCCTTCGTTGATTATCCTCTAAAAGATAATGAGAGATGA